Within the Pseudomonas guangdongensis genome, the region TACCCGTCCAGCTATCCGCTGCGCCAGCAGCAGGCCGAACTGCTGCTCAAGCAGGGCCGCGCCAAGGAGGCGGAAAAGGCCTTCGACGCCCTGCTCGCCGAGCGCCCCAACGACAGCGAGCTGTGGTACCTGCAGGCGGAAACCCGCGGCCTGGCCGGCAACATCATCGGCCTGCACCAGGCGCGCGCCGAATACTTCGCTCGGGTCGGCGACTACGATCAGGCGCTGGAGCAGCTGGACTTCGCCCGGCGCCGCGCCAGCGGCAACTTCCAGCTGGCCGCGCGCATCGACGCCCGCCACAGCGAACTGCTCGACGAGAAACGCGCCATCGACCAGCTGCTGCGTTAAGGCACGAGCGCACCCCGGTCGAGCCGGCACGAGCAGCGACGAAAAAGGCCCGGCATCTCTGCCGGGCCTTTTTCGTTGCAGACCGCATCCTCAGGCGTTGCCGCCCTGCTGCAGACGCAGCGCCTGGGTGAAGTCGAGCATGCGCTTGAGCGGCTTGACCGCCCTGGGGATCAGCGCCGGATCGACGTGGATCTCGTTGCTGCCCTGGCGCAGGCAATCCAGGGTGCGCTCCAGGGTGTTCATCGCCATCCATGGGCAGTGCGCGCAGCTGCGGCAGGTGGCACCCTGCCCGGCGGTCGGCGCCTCGATGAACGACTTACCGGGGCACAGCTGCTGCATCTTGTAGAGGATGCCGCGGTCGGTAGCGACGATGAAGATCGGGTTGGGCATCGTCTGCGCCGCCTTGATCAGCTGGCTGGTCGAGCCCACCGCATCGGCCAGGGCGACCACCGCCTCCGGCGACTCCGGGTGAACCAGTACCGCGGCATCCGGATACAGCGCCTTGAGATCCTGCAGCTGCTTGGCCTTGAACTCCTCGTGGACGATGCAGGCCCCTTCCCAGAGCAGCATGTCGGCGCCGGTCTCGCGCTGGATGTAGCGCCCCAGGTGCTGGTCCGGCGCCCAGAGGATCTTCTCGCCGTTGTCCATCAGGCTCTCGACGATCTCCAGCGCGCAACTGGAAGTCACCACCCAGTCGGCGCGCGCCTTCACCGCCGCCGAGGTGTTGGCATAGACCACCACGGTGCGCTCGGGGTGCTGGTC harbors:
- the nadA gene encoding quinolinate synthase NadA, with protein sequence MTQISERLLVQAHLDAKQPRVLTEQEIADYRQSIAAELKAHNAVLVAHYYTDPIIQALAEETGGCVADSLEMARFGSQHPASTIVVAGVRFMGETAKILNPEKRILMPTLEATCSLDLGCPVEEFSAFCDQHPERTVVVYANTSAAVKARADWVVTSSCALEIVESLMDNGEKILWAPDQHLGRYIQRETGADMLLWEGACIVHEEFKAKQLQDLKALYPDAAVLVHPESPEAVVALADAVGSTSQLIKAAQTMPNPIFIVATDRGILYKMQQLCPGKSFIEAPTAGQGATCRSCAHCPWMAMNTLERTLDCLRQGSNEIHVDPALIPRAVKPLKRMLDFTQALRLQQGGNA